In Bos indicus x Bos taurus breed Angus x Brahman F1 hybrid chromosome 1, Bos_hybrid_MaternalHap_v2.0, whole genome shotgun sequence, a single window of DNA contains:
- the ZNF639 gene encoding zinc finger protein 639, with product MNEYPKKRKRKTLHPSRYSDSSGISRIADGFNGIFSDHCYSVCSMRQPDLKYFDNKDDDSDTETSNELPKFTDGIKARNRNQNYLVPSPVLRILDHAAFPTEKSADIEICDEDCDSPESVHQQTQEESPIEVHTAEDVPIAAEVHAISEDYDIETENNSSESLQDQTDEEPPAKLCKIVDKSQALNVTAQQKWPLLRANSSGLYKCELCEFNSKYFSDLKQHMILKHKRTDSNVCRVCKESFSTNMLLIEHAKLHEEDPYICKYCDYKTVIFENLSQHIADTHFSDHLYWCEQCDVQFSSSSELYLHFQEHSCDEQYLCQFCEHETNDPEDLHSHVVNEHACKLIELSDKYNNGEHGQYSLLSKITFDKCKNFFVCQVCGFRSRLHTNVNRHVAIEHTKIFPHVCDDCGKGFSSMLEYCKHLNSHLSEGIYLCQYCEYSTGQIEDLKIHLDFKHSADLPHKCSDCLMRFGNERELISHLPVHETT from the exons ATGAATGAAtatcctaaaaaaagaaaaaggaagacttTACATCCTTCTCGTTATTCAG ATTCCTCTGGAATAAGCAGAATTGCAGATGGATTCAATGGAATTTTTTCTGATCATTGTTACAGTGTTTGTTCTATGAGACAACcagacttaaaatattttgacaacaaag atGATGATTCTGATACAGAGACATCAAATGAATTGCCAAAATTTACAGATGGAATCAAAGccagaaacagaaatcaaaactacTTGGTTCCCAGTCCTGTACTTAGAATTCTAGACCATGCTGCCTTTCCTACAG aaaaatctGCTGATATTGAAATTTGTGATGAAGACTGTGACTCCCCTGAATCAGTCCACCAGCAAACCCAAGAGGAGAGCCCCATAGAAGTTCACACTGCTGAAGATGTTCCAATTGCCGCAGAAGTGCATGCAATTTCTGAAGACTATgatatagagacagaaaacaattCCTCTGAGAGTCTCCAAGACCAAACTGATGAAGAGCCACCAGCTAAACTTTGCAAAATTGTTGACAAGAGCCAAGCTTTGAATGTGACTGCCCAGCAGAAATGGCCTTTACTGAGAGCTAATAGCAGTGGCCTCTATAAATGTGAACTTTGTGAGTTCAAcagcaaatatttttctgatttaaagCAGCATATGATCTTGAAGCACAAGCGTACTGATTCAAACGTGTGTCGAGTATGCAAAGAGAGTTTCTCTACCAACATGCTTCTGATCGAACATGCCAAACTCCATGAAGAGGACCCCTACATATGTAAATACTGTGATTATAAGACTGTAATTTTTGAGAACCTCAGCCAGCACATTGCAGACACCCATTTTAGTGATCACCTTTATTGGTGTGAGCAATGTGACGTTCAGTTCTCCTCAAGCAGTGAACTCTACCTGCATTTCCAGGAGCACAGCTGCGATGAACAGTACTTGTGTCAGTTCTGTGAACATGAAACGAATGATCCAGAAGACTTGCATAGCCATGTGGTAAATGAGCATGCATGTAAATTAATAGAGTTAAGTGATAAGTATAACAATGGAGAACATGGACAGTATAGCCTCTTAAGCAAAATCACATTTGACAAATGTAAAAACTTCTTTGTTTGTCAAGTATGTGGGTTTCGGAGTAGACTTCATACAAATGTTAACAGACATGTTGCTATTGAACATACTAAAATTTTTCCTCATGTTTGTGATGACTGTGGGAAAGGCTTCTCAAGTATGCTAGAATATTGCAAACATTTAAATTCACATTTATCTGAAGGGATTTATTTATGTCAATACTGTGAATATTCAACAGGACAGATTGAAGATCTTAAAATTCATCTAGATTTCAAGCATTCAGCTGATTTACCT